A section of the Salvelinus fontinalis isolate EN_2023a unplaced genomic scaffold, ASM2944872v1 scaffold_0004, whole genome shotgun sequence genome encodes:
- the LOC129841935 gene encoding stonustoxin subunit beta-like, protein MKPGLRKYVCDLTLDLNTVDRLLSLSEENRKVTCRREEQPYPDHPERFEDCRQVLCREGLTGCCYWEVECSGGGAGIGVTYKGINRRGEGDDCCLGYNDKSWSLFCSDNSYTARHNNNLTTIDVRPSSSHRVGVYLDWPAGTLSFYRASSDTLTHLYTFTSTFTEPLYPGFGVDYDSSVSLK, encoded by the exons atgaaacctgggcttagaaaat atgtctgtgatctcacactggacctaaacacagtagacagactcctctctctgtctgaggagaacagaaaggtgacatgtaggagagaggagcagccgtatcctgatcacccagagagatttgaggactgtagacaggtgctgtgtagagagggtctgactgggtgctgttactgggaggtagagtgTAGTGGGGGAGGGGCTGGtataggagtgacatataaaggaatcaacaggagaggagagggtgatgaCTGTTGTCTTGGATacaatgacaagtcctggagtctgttctgctctgacaACAGTTACACTGCCAGGCACAATAATAATCTCACTACCATAGACGTCCGCCCCTCCAgctcccacagagtaggagtgtatctggactggccagccggcactctgtccttctatagagcctcctctgacacactgacccacctgtacacattcacctccacattcactgagcccctctatccagggtttgGGGTTGATTATGACTCCTCAGTGTCCCTGAAATAA
- the LOC129841954 gene encoding NLR family CARD domain-containing protein 3-like yields MHLSGEREEGGPASKMSLSGGHDTKAKRPIKRKGPASPVPSCVSMKSDQSMDQPMKFRKVDFSTEQRNQQERSESEILSGQSSQSHQTDLASIFSLLEEKIMTFVKNELKMFKRILSPELPEGFESQKQDKKVVDAEDEKQESSAREGALKITLHVLRTMNQKELADTLEKYSDELAVICQRELKSNLKKKFQCVFEGIAKQGNPTLLNKIYTELYITEGGTGEVNNEHELRQIETTTRKQARRETAVKCNDIFKPLTGQDKLIRTVLTKGVAGIGKTVSVQKFILDWAEGKANQDVQFVFSFPFLELNLMKEDKHTFIELLNHFSMETKQSRISNYNKYKVLFIFDGLDECQLPLDFQKNKICCDVTESTSVDVLLTNLIKGNLLPSALLWITTRPAAANKIPSGCVDQVTEVRGFNDPQKEEYFRKRFSDEDLASRIISHIKTSRSLHIMCHIPVFCWISATVLEHMLQHKREEMPKTLTEMYTHLVEFHTKQKNEKYLGIEETGPHWNKESILSLGKLAFQQLVKGNLIFYEKDLKEAGIDVSEASVYSGLCTQLFKEEGGLYQDKVFCFVHLSIQEFLAAVYVFLSFINNNENLMDKLQTNNKSEVTFYKSAVDKALQSETGNLDLFLRFLLGLSLESNQKHLRGLMTKSRISKKSHEETVKYIKQKIRENPCPERSINLFHCLNELNDHSLVNEIQFYLRSGSLSKPNLSPAQWSALVFVLLTSEKELDVFDLKKYSRSEEGLLRLLPVVKASRACL; encoded by the exons aaaccaacaggagagatcagagtcagagattctcagtggtcagtcttcccagagtcatcaaacagatctggcctccatattcagt ttgcttgaagagaaaattatgacatttgtgaagaacgagctgaagatgttcaagaggattcttagtccagaactcccagaaggctttgagagtcagaagcaggataagaaagtggtggatgctgaagatgagaagcaggagagcagtgccagagagggggctctgaagatcacactgcacgtcctgaggacaatgaaccagaaggagcttgctgacacactggagaaat ATTCAGATGAGCTTGCTGTGATTTGCcaacgtgaactcaaatctaatctaaagaagaagtttcaatgtgtatttgaggggatcgctaaacaaggaaacccaacacttctcaataagatctacacagagctctacatcacagagggtggaacaggagaggtcaataatgaacatgagctgagacagattgagacaacaaccaggaaacaagCAAGACGTGAGACTGCAGTCAAATGTAACGACATCTTCAAACCCTTAACTGGACAAGACAAACttatcagaactgtgctgacaaagggagtcgctggcattggaaaaacagtctctgtgcagaagttcattctggattgggctgaaggaaaagcaaatcaggatgtccaatttgtattttcatttCCTTTTCTggagctgaatttgatgaaagaggacaaacacactttcattgaactcctcaatcacttctcaatggaaaccaaacaatcaagaatctccaactacaacaagtacaaagttctgttcatctttgatggtctggatgagtgccaactgcccctagacttccagaagaacaagatctgttgtgacgtcacagagtcaacctcagtggatgttctgctgacaaatctcatcaagggaaatctgcttccctctgctctcctctggattactacccgacctgcagcagccaataagatcccttcagggtgtgttgaccaggtaacagaggtacgagggttcaatgacccacaaaaggaggagtacttcaggaagagattcagtgatgaggacctggccagcagaatcatctcacacataaagacatcaaggagcctccacatcatgtgccacattccagtcttctgttggatttctgcaacagtccttgaacacatgctgcaacataagagagaagagatgcccaagactctgactgagatgtacacacaccttgtggagtttcataccaaacagaagaatgaaaagtatcttgggatagaagagacaggtccacactggaataaagagagcattctgtcactgggaaaactggcttttcaacagcttgtgaagggcaatctgattttctatgaaaaagacctgaaagaggctggcattgatgtcagtgaagcctcagtgtactcaggattgtgcacacagctctttaaagaggaaggtgggctgtaccaggacaaggtgttctgctttgttcatctgagcattcaggagtttctggctgctgtatatgtgttcctctcattcatcaacaacaatgagaatctaATGGACAAACTGCAAACAAACAACAAGTCTGAAGTTACTTTCTAcaagagtgctgtggataaagccttacaaagtgagacgggaaacctggacctgttcctccgcttccttctgggcctctcactggagtccaatcagaagcacttacGAGGTCTAATGACAAAGTCAAGAATCAGCAAAAAGAGCCATGAAGAAACAGTCAAGTACATCAAGCAGAAGATCAGGGAGAATCCCTGTCCAGAGAGgagcatcaatctgttccactgtctgaatgaactgaatgaccattctctagtgAATGAGATCCAATTCTACCTGAGATCAGGAAGTCTCTCAAAACCCAACCTgtcacctgcacagtggtcagctctggtctttgtgttgctgacttcagaaaaggagctggatgtgtttgacctgaagaaatactccagatcagaggaaggtcttctgaggctgctgccagtggtcaaagcctccagagcTTGCCTGTGA